The genomic DNA CCAGATCGGCATGTATGGCTCCAGCGGCGTGCCGGGCACCCGCACCAGCCCCTCACCCTCCATGAAGCAAGGCATTCGGGTGAGCCCGATCCCCTGTTTCACAAGGCTAACCGCCGCCATCATGTCATCGCACAGTGTCGCCAGAACGGCATTGGGAAAGCGCGCGCGGATGCTCCGGGCCACCGGCTCTTTCCAGGCGGTAAAGCCCACCACCGGCAGCGGCCCCTCGCCCGTCAGCGCCGCACGGTAACCAGTTATAAACCCCGGGCTGGCATAAAGCCCCGCACGCTGGTCGGCGATCTTGCGGCCCCACAGGCTTTCGGCTGGCGCATGGCTGACGCGAATGGCCACATCCGCCTCCCGGCGGTGCAGGTCGAGGATGCGGTTGTCCCCGAGGATATGCAGCTCCACCAGCGGGTTCTCGGCCCGCCAGAGCGCGATATCTTCTGCAAAGCGGGCGTCTGCCACCAGTGGGGGCACCGTTACCCGCAGCACCCCGCCCTTTTCGGCGCGGGCTGCCAGTTCGAGGTCTAGCGCGATGGCCTCGGCTTCCATCACCTCCGCCCGCGCTGCCGTTGCGGCGCCCTCTGGCGTGGGCTGCACCCCATCGGGCAACCGCTCGAAAAACCGCCGCCCCGCACGCGCCTCCAAGCGGGCCAACTGCCGCGACACGGTTCCGTGGTTCACCCCCAGCACCCGCGCCGCGCCTGAAAGGCTCCCGGCGCGCGCCAGTTCCAGCACGAGGCGCAGATCATTCCATTCCAACATCGCCCCATCCTCCTCCAACAGTTGCCCGGCCTGCCCCTTGCAATATTGCACAGGCCCCTTGCCGATCCGAGCAATTTTACAAAGGCCAGCCCCCCGGCATGGTGCCCCCAGCAAAAGGAGAGACCATGACCCATTACGTGACCGTCCAGCTCGAGGTGACAGACCCGGAGTTGATGCAGCAATACCGCGAACGCGGCTTCGAGCCGGTGGCCAAGCATGGCGGCGAGATGATCGCCGGCGGGCCAGATTGCGAGGTGCTGGAAGACAATGGCGGCGGCCCTCCGGCCTCCGTCCTGCTCGCCTTCCCCTCCGCCGAAGCCGCCCGCGCTTGGGCAGAAGACCCTGAATTTGCAGAGGTTTACGCGCTGCGGCGGCGGGCGGCCAAAACCACCATCACCCTGCTTCCGCCAAAGGGCTGACGCGAGCGAAGATCAGCCAGACCGCCAACATCCCGGCGAGCGAAAGCCCCACCACCAGCACCGCCATGCCGCCGAGGCCCGCACCCAGCGCGAGCGAGAAAATCGGGATGGTGAGCGCGGTGCCGATGTTGCCGAACTGCGCGATGGCCCCGTTGGCGCGGGCGGTGTCGGCCGGGTCGGGGTTGAGCAACGGCGCGGCGGCAAAGGCCGCGCCAGGCACTGCCCCGAAGGCCAGCAGCATCGGCACGGCAAGCGCCAGCCGCACGCCCGGGAACAGGTAGAACAGCACCATCAGCGCCGCCCCGGCAGCGAAGGCCACCAGCGCCAGCCTTTGCGGCGCAATCCGCTGCGTCGCCGCTCCGGCCCAGAAGGTGCCCAACAGCGCGACCAGCGGCAGCAGCGGTGCGGTCCACGTGCCAAGGAACTCTGGCAGGAAGGTGATCAGGGCCATGAACATCATCGCGTGCCAGAAGAACATCAGCGCCGGGGCAAAGCGGCGGGCGCTGGTGTAGATCGCCACATGCCGCGCCAGCCAGCCCTCGGCCACCGCCGGCCCTTGCCCCACGGCGCGCGGCAGCAGCGGCACAAGCGCCCCGCCCACCACCGCAAGCAGCGCCGCATGCGCCCAGTAAAGCCCTGTTCCCAAACCCATTTCCAGCACCGACATCAGCGCAAACCCGATCCCGAAGAAGGTGCCCCAAAGCCCCATCACCGCGCCGCGATGGGCCGGGGCGCAGCTTGCGGCCATCAACGTTGGCGCGGCCACGACGATCGCCAGATGGGCAAACCCTTCGGCCAGGCGAAGTGCCAAAAACAGCCCGAAGGTGGGCAGCAGCGCCTCCGCCGCACCCAGCGCCACGCCGCCCACGATTGCCGCTATCAGCACCCGCCGCGCCCCGAAGCGGGCCACAACGATGCCCGCCGTCGCGCCAAAGATCACCCCGGCCACCGAGGTCATCGACACCGCCAGTGGCAGCGCGCCGCCCGCCTCCGGGTAGCGCGTGCCCAGCGCCCCCAGCGTCAGCGCAACCTTGGCAAAATGCCCCGCCGCCAGCAGACCCAGCAGGTAAAGCAGGGTGACGAGCGGCCAGTTTGTACGGGCGTTGGAGTCGGTCATCCGCCGCTTGTGGCCCGCGCCCGCTGCAAGGTCAATTTGCCGCAAGCCCCGGCCCGTGGTTAACTTTGGGGCAAATCATTTTGACATAGAGGCCTTTCCCCATGCTTCGCGCGATAACCCTTTGCTTGTGCACCCTTTTTGCAGCCGCCGCCACGGCACAGGAGCGCCCCCGGGCGATTCTGGTGATGGATGGGTCCGGCTCGATGTGGGGCCAGATCGACGGCAAGGCCAAGATCACCATCGCGCAGGAGGTGGTCGGCACCGTGCTTGGCACCATCCCCGACAATCAGGAGCTTGGCCTCACCCTCTACGGCCACCGCCGCAAAGGCGATTGCAGCGATATTGAAACCGTCGTGCAGCCCGGCACCGGCACCAAACCGGCCATCCAGAGCGCGGTCAACGGCGTCTCGCCCAAGGGCAAAACCCCGATGACCGAGGCCGTGCGCCAAGCCGCTGAAGCGCTTAAATACACGGAAGAAAAGGCCACCGTCATCCTCGTCTCCGACGGCATTGAAACCTGTGACCCCGATCCCTGCGCCGCCGCCGCCGCGCTGGAGCAGGCCGGGGTGGATTTCACCGCCCATGTCGTCGGCTTCGATGTCTCCGAGGCCGAGGCCCTGCGCCAGATGCAATGCATCGCCGATGAAACCGGCGGCCAGTTCATCGAGGCCTCCAACGCTGCCGAGCTGGCCACCGCCATGGTCGCCGTGGTCGATATCGAGCCCGCGCCGGAGCCTGAGCCTGAAACCCACGAGGTCCGCTTCCGCGCCACGGCGGGCGAAGGCGGCAGCTTCATCTCCGAAACGCTGGCTTGGGAGATCACCAGCAACGGCACTCCCATCGGCAGCACCATCCTTGAGCCCGCCCCAACTCTGCCGCTCGAAGAGGGCATCTACGATGTCACCGCCACCCGCCCCTCCGATGAGCTCACCCGCAGCGCCACTTTTACCGTCACCCCCGGCACCCAAACCGTCACCGTCATCTTCCCCGCCCCACCCGTGCGGGTGAAGTTTCAGGCCACCGACGGCAAGCATGGCCGTCGCATCTCCGACCCGCTGGTCTGGGATCTATACCGGGGCGATGCGCTGATTGAAGGCCCGCTCAATGTCGATGGCTTCACCGCCGAGTTGGAGAAGGGCGAATACCGCGTCACCGTGATGCGCCCCGCCGATGAGGCCAGCGCCGAGGCGGTGGTGGGTGTTGGCTCCGTCAACAAGACGGTCACCGTCGAACTGCCCGAATACAAGCCCGCTGCCACGCTGGATGCCGCAGCCACAGCCGCCGCGGGCGACACGATCCCGGTGCGCTGGACGGGCCCCGAAGGCAAGAATGACACCATCACCGTCGGCATCCCCGGCAATGGCAACCAGATCAACTACACCTACATCCGCGACGGCTCCCCGCTTGATCTGCAAATGCCGCCCGAGCCGGGCACCTACGAACTGCGCTACATCCTGCGCGACGGCAACAAGGTGCTCGCCACACGGCCGATCGAGGTCACCCCAGTCGAGGCCAGTGTCACCCCGCCGGAGAGCCTGCCTGCCGGTGGCACCGTGCAGGTGCGCTGGACCGGGCCGGACTACCGAAACGACCACATCACCATCGCCCGCGCGGAGGACAGCGGCACCAAATACGAGGCCTACAGCTACACCCGCGAAGGCTCGCCGCTCGACCTCCAGCTGCCCGCCGAACCCGGCTCCTATGAGCTGCGCTATGTCATGAATCAGGATCGCACGATCCTTGCCACAGTGCCGATCGAAGTCACCGCCATCAGCGCCTCCATCACGCCGCCCGCCGAGCTTCCCGCAGGCGGCACCGTCAAGGTCGGCTGGGAAGGCCCTGATGATCGCAACGATTTCATCGCCATCTTCCCGGAGGGCGAAGACCGCTACGCCGAATACACCTACACCCGAGAGGGCTCCCCCCTCGACCTCACGCTGCCTTCGGCTCCGGGCAAGTATCGTATCTCCTACGTGCAAAACGTGGACCGCACCGAACTCACCAGCGTCGAGGTCGAAGTCACCGCCGTCAGCGCCTCCATCACCCCACCCGCCGAGCTGCCCGCAGGCGGCACCATCAAGGTCAGCTGGACCGGCCCCGATGATCGCAACGACTTCATCGCCATCTTCCCGGAGGGCGAAGACCGCTACGCCGAATACACCTACACCCGGGAGGGCTCGCCCCTCGACCTCACGCTGCCCGCAGAGCCCGGCAAATACCGCATCGCCTATGTGCAAAACGTAGACCGCACTGAACTCACCAGCGTCCCGGTGGAAGTCACCGCCGTTAGCGCCTCTATCACCCCGCCCGCCGAGCTGCCCGCAGGCGGCTCCGTCAAGGTCAGCTGGACCGGCCCCGATGATCGCAACGACTTCATTGCCATCTTCCCCGAGGGCGAAGACCGCTACGCCGAATACACCTACACCAAGGAGGGTTCGCCCCTCGACCTGACCGTGCCCGCAGAGCCGGGCAAGTATCGCATCGCCTATGTGCAGAACGTGGACCGCAAGGAGCTGACAAGCGTGCCGGTCGAAGTCTCGCCCACCTCGGCCACCCTCACCGTCCCGCCCGAAGCCTCCATCGGCAGCACCCTGCAAGTGGAGTGGGCCGGGCCGGACAACCGCAACGACTATATCGCCATCTTCCCTGCGACGGGCGGCACCTATTTCGACTATGCCTACACCTCCAGCGGCAACCCCGCCGAAGTGACGGTTCCGCCCACCCCCGGCAGCTACGTGGTGCGCTATATCCTGAACGTCGGGCGCGGCGCGATTGCCGAGGTGCCCATCACCGTCACCCCCTCTACGGCCGCGCTCACCCCGCAAGGCGAGGCCATGGCCGGCGGTGAGCTGATGGTGGAGTGGGAAGGGCCGGACAACCGGCAGGATTACATCGCCATCTACCCAGCGGCGGGCGGCACCTACACCGCCTACAGCTACACGAAATCGGGCTCTCCACTCCGGCTCAAGCTTCCCGATGCGCCCGGCGACTACGTGCTGAAATACGTGCTCCACGCCGATAACACGCCGATTGCGGAGCTGCCGATCACCGTGAAGTAGCGCCGATTTTCCCGCCCATCGCCGGCTGCCCAGCATAGGGCGCCCTAGCGGTGGGCGGCGGCTCACCCCGCCCCGCCTGCGCGGCACAACGTCCGCCACGCGAAACAGCGTTCCGCACCCCCTTCCCCTCGCCGCGCAATCCGTTACCTTGCGCAGCGAACCACCGGGAGGGAGCCATCATGTCCGACAAAGCCACATTCACTTGGGAAGATCCCTTCCGCCTCGACGACCAGCTTGGTGAAGACGAGCGGATGCTCTCCCGCGCCGCCGCCCAATTCGCCCAAGCCGAGCTGGCCCCCCGCATCATCGAGGCCTACCGCGACGCCACTGTCGCGCCGGAGCTCTTTCCGCTTATGGGCGCGGCTGGTCTACTCGGCGTTACCATCCCCGAGGAATACGGCGGGCTTGGCGCCTCCTACACCTCCTACGGCCTCATCGCCCGCGAGGTAGAGCGCATCGATTCGGGCTACCGCTCGATGATGTCGGTGCAAAGCTCTCTCGTGATCCACCCGATCAACGCCTACGGCTCCGAGGAGCAGCGCCGCAAGTACCTCCCCGGCCTCTGCTCGGGCGAACTCATCGGCTGCTTCGGCCTGACCGAGCCCGATGCAGGCTCCGATCCCGGCGGCATGAAGACCCGCGCCACCAAAACCGCCACGGGCTACACTCTCAACGGCTCCAAGATGTGGATCTCCAACAGCCCCATCGCCGATGTCTTCGTGGTCTGGGCCAAGTCCGAAGAGCACGGCGGCAAGATTCGCGGCTTCGTGCTCGAAAAGGGCATGAAAGGCCTCTCCGCCCCCAAGATCGGCGGCAAACTTTCCCTGCGCGCCTCCGTCACCGGCGAGATCGTCATGGACAATGTCGAAGTCGGCGAAGACGCCCTGCTGCCCACCACCGAGGGCCTCTCCGGCCCCTTCGGCTGCCTCAACCGCGCCCGCTTCGGCATTGCATGGGGGGCGATGGGTGCCGCCGAGTTCTGCTGGCACGCCGCACGGCAATACGGGCTGGATCGCAAGCAATTCGGCAAACCCCTCGCGGGCACCCAGCTCTTTCAGCTCAAGCTCGCCAACATGCAAACCGAGATCGCGCTTGGCCTGCAAGGCGCCCTGCGTGCGGGCCAGCTCTTTGATGGCGAGGGCTGCCCGCCCGAGCTGATCTCGCTGATGAAGCGTAACAACTGCGGCAAAGCGCTGGAAATCGCCCGCATCGCGCGCGACATGCACGGCGGCAACGGCATTTCCGAGGAGTTCCAGGTCATGCGCCACGCCGCCAACCTCGAGACCGTGAACACCTATGAGGGCACGCACGACATCCACGCATTGATCCTCGGGCGTGCACAAACCGGGCTGCAGGCGTTCTTCTAGAGCTCATTCGTCAACAGCACACCGAGGCGATGGATTCCGCCTCGCGAAGGACTTATGGTTAATCCCGGGAAACGCACGTGGGGTGCGCCGGGGCTGCCATGACCCAAGATACTGAAACCACTCGCCGCGCCCGCTGGCGCGTGACACTCGACGCACATGGCGCCGAGCACGGCGTCCACCTGCGTTTGGGCGACGATCACGGCGCGCTGTTCACCGAGGATGGCGAAACCCTCCTCGTGACCTTCGAGATGGCCGAGACAATCCGCGATGAAGGACAGGGCGGCCTGCCCTATGGCCTCCAGATCGCCGGGCGCGACGGCTGCTCCCAGCTCTGCCTCTACTCCGAGACAGACGGGTTCTTCCGCGCTCAGGAGGTGTTTGACTACTTCGACGGTTTGATCGACGAAGGCTTCTTCGACGAGTTCGATCGCGTGGTCTTCTATGGCTGCGGCCCCTGCGGCTATGCAGCGGCCGCCTTTTCGGTCGCCGCCCCCTTCTCGACCTCGGTGCTCCTGCGCCCGCTGGCCACGCTGGACCCGGCCCGCACCGAATGGGAAAGCCGCTACCCCGAGATGAGGCGCACCGATTTCACCTCGCGCTACGGCTACGCACCCGACATGCTCGAAGCCGCCGAAAGCGCCTTTGTCATCTACAACCCCGACTTTGCCCGTGATGCAATGCACGCCTCACTCTTCGAGGCCCCCAACATCCACAAGCTCCGCACCCGCTGGCTGAGCAACAAGCTCGATACCGAGCTGGATGATATGGGCGTGCTCGAACCCCTGCTGCGCGCCGCCCTGCGGGGCAAGCTGACCCCCGCCGGCTTTGCCCGCCTCTGGCGCGACCGGCACCGTCACGGGCCGTGGCTGCGCCGCCTTGTCACCGGGCTCGACGCCGCCGAGCGGCCTTGGCTCACCGGCATCGCCGCCCGCGCCGCGCTTGCGCGCTTCGACTGGCCCCGCCTGCGCAACGCCCATGAGGCCGCCAAGGCCGCCCTGCGGGAAGAGGGCCGCAGCCTGCCTGAGCCGCTGAAACGAAAAGAGGCCGCCGAATAAACGGCAGCCCCTCTTGCATCCGTCCCATCCGGAACGTGCCTCCCCGCCCTGCGGCGGGGCCTATCTTTTCGTGGGGCGCGCTTGCGCCCCGCGGCGACGTATTCAGACGTAGTAGATGTCCCGGAACACGTGGCGCACGATATCTTCGCGCTTCAGGCCACGGGCGGCGAGTTCTTCGTCGCTCATCGCGCTCAGGCGCGACACGGCTTTCATGCGCGGGTTTGCCTCGGCCAAGGACACGAGAGCGGAAAGAACCCGGTCAAACCCGGCTCCCACGCGCGCCATGAAGCTGGGGCGGGAATATTGAACGTCGGTTGCTTGCGTTGCCATCTGGAAACCTCCTGGAACTGCTTTTCTCATCGGCTTCCTCCCTTGCCATGCAACATAAGCCCTCAAGTGCCTGATCCACCACAGACAATCCCGCATGCCCGGGTTGCGCGTGCTGCAATGCAGAGAATTTTCAGAATTTACGCCGCACCTGCGAGGAGAGCTATTGAGGCGGCGCCTTGAATATCTCAACGACCCGGTAAATATCCGGCGCCTGCCCTGCGCCGCCAGAGCCCAGGAACAGAGAGATGCCAAACTCCGGCAAGTAATCCAAAAACTCGACCTGCGCGGCCTTGTCCTCGTAGGCATAGGTCAACCGCACCGGAATAACCTCTACCGCGCAGTCGCCATAAAGCACCCGGCGCCGCAGCGAGGTTTCGATCACCACCGAGAGTGACCGCTCCGCGCCACCTGCATCCCGCTCGGTGCCGCCAAGCTCCACCCGCCGCCCCTCGGCCACCGGGAAGGCCCTGCCCGGCTCCTCGAGCTGAGTGGTCACCACCGTGTCCTCCACCGGCGCGCCGTTTTCCAACGCGTGGGTCTCACGCACCAGCAAGCCGCCCGCCGAGCGCAGGAAAAAGCCGGTGTTGTCATCAAAAAGCGTGGTCTCCGTCACCTCACCCGGCGCTGGCCCCGGGCGAAAGACGGTGACGCCGCCGCTGTCGTCCCGCATGGCAATGCCGCCCGCCAGATCACCCGGCTTCGGGCATGCCGCCAAGGCGGGCGCAGCCAGCAAAAACAGCGCGGCTTGAAGCGCAGAAAATCGCGTCGCAAAACCCATCTGAGATCATCCCCCGGCAGAAGTGTTACCTAAACCCTACTCCGCCGATTCCAGATGACCAAGCCACAAGGAATTCTTCATCGTTTTGTGCTAAGGTGCGGCATGTCAAAACCGGATGACCCTTCAGATCCCCAAAACCGCACAAAGGGCGATGGCCCAAGTGTCGTTTACCTGCGCATGCCGGGGCTTTCCCGGCTGCCGCCCGATGAGTGGTTTGAGGACGAAGAAGGCGAAGCCGAGATGCTTCGCGTCGAGGAAGAGCGCCTCGCGCGGCTCCGCACCCGCAGCTCACGCGGCTGACCCACCTCACAAGAACCGCACTCACAAGAACAGCAGTATTTTCGCTTAAGCACGCGCCTTCCCGGCTTTACGCTTGGGAGGCTTCCGCCTGCCGTGAGAGTCCGGCGGCAAGCCGTGCGCGGGCGGCACGGCGCTGGCCACCGTGGAGGTTGCGAATGCGGCCCAGCCGCCGCAGGTTGCGCGCCGTTGTATGGCGTAGCGGGTGCATCATGGCCCGCCAAATCTCATCGGGCCGCCGCCCGCTGATCGCCAGCATCGCACCCGCAATGGCCGCCGCCGAAAATGCGGTGCTCTTTTCCACGAACATCCGCTGAACCTCATCGCGTCCGCGCGGCTCCAGCCCCGAAAACCCCATCACCCGGTGCGAGATCACAGAGTGGCTCTCGGCCACAAGCCATGCCGCCTGAAGCCCGGTTGCCCAAACCTCAAGCGCCAACCGCTCGGGCCTGACCTGTGAAAGCGCGGGCCATTGCGAGGCGTCGGGAGCATAAAAATTGGGGTACACGGCAGGTCTCCGGGGGTTCGAAGGCCCGCCAATCGGGCCCTCGTCGTTTGCTTGGGGTCAGAGCCTTGCTCTGCCCGCCCGCCGAAATCCGGCCTCAGCGCGGCTCAAAGTCCGGCGCGAGAGAGATCTTGGGTTTGCCGCTCGTCCGCTGCGCAGGTTTCTGCTCGGCTTCGGAGGTTTCGGCCTTCGGTTCCGCCGCAATTGCCGCAGCCTTAGGAGCCTCATCAACCTTGGCCTCCGGCTTCGGCGCCTCGGCTTTCACCGCGGGTGCAGCCTTCGGGGCTTCGGCTTTCACCTCGGGCGCAGGCTTCGGTGCTTCCGCCTTCACCTCGGGTGCGGGCTTCGGCGCTTCCGCCTTCACTTCGGGCGTGGGCTTGGGGGCCTCGGCCTTCACTTCAGGCGCAGGCTTTGCAGCTTCGGCGTTCGCGGCGGGCTTGGCCTTTGCAGCCACTGCCTTGGCAGGCGCCTTCCGAGCAGCGGGCTTGCGCTTTGCAGCGGGTTTGGGGGCCGCCTTGGTAGCAGGCTTCGGTGCAGCCTCAGCCGCCTTCGGCTCGGGCTTGGCCGTCGTCTTTGCACTCGCCGGTTTCGGCGCAGCGGGCTTCGCCGTGGCCGGTTTCGGCGTCGCGGTCTTTGCTGTTGCAGCCTTCGTTGCCGCAGGTTTCGCGGCGGGAGCCTTCGCGGTGCCAGTCTTGGCAGCTGCCGTCTTCGCCGGTGCGGTCTTTGCTGCAGGGGCCTTCGCCGGTGCCGTCTTTGCCGTTGCTTTCTTCGCCGCAGGCTTTCTGGCAGGCGCGGCCTTCGCCGCAGGCTTTTTCGCGGCGGGCGTCTTGGGCGCAGTCTTGGCTGCAGCCTCCCCGCCCAACTGCACCACTTCGCCCTTGGCCTTTGCCGCCGGGGCCGCTTTTGCCTTAGCCGCAGGTTTCGCCTTGGCCGCCGGCTTAGCCTTGGCAGCAGGCTTCGGCTTTTGCGTCACCCCAAAGGGCCCGGCCAGAAGCTCCGCCGGGCTGCCCGGCCAGAAATCCATCATGCCAAAGCTCGCCCGCGCGATATCAACCTGCGTCTCCACCATCGAGCTCCAGAGCACAACGCCGTTGCGCCACATGTCGATTGCAGTGATTGCATGCCTCATCGGTCTATCCTCTTTGTCCTTTCCTCTCGGGGCCTTGTGCCCCGAAAGATCGGTTGTTCCACTTTCTCGTCGGCAAGCCTGCGATGCAGACCGCCCGAAACCTGCCGTGTGCGGGAGGCTTCCCTCGCGTCCAACCTATGCGATTGCTGCACCCGCGAAAAGGCTCCATCTGGTCGCAGGGGCTCATATTTTTCCTTTTTTGCATGGTTAAGGCACCAATGCCCAAGCATGAAGCACCCCGAGAATGCCGCGTTGCAGCAAAAATCCGGGCGCACCCCGCCGCCCGCCTCCTCGGTGAGCTTGTCAAATCAACGGCTTACGCACATAGTGCCCGCATTGCCTTGCCGCCTTGCGCGCCAAATATGTTGATGCGATGAATATTTCCCGTCTTCTGCCCGCCGCAGCGCTCGTGCTCCTCGCCCTTGCGCTCGGCTGGTTCACCCTTCGGCCCGATCCGCTTGAACAGGCGGCACTCGCCTTCGGCCTGCCCGCGGGCGCTGATGCCAGTGGCGAGCCCGAAGAAACCGCCGCCGATGGGGCCATGCTGCGCAGCCTCACGGTGCCCTTCACCACCCCGCCCGGACGCTACACGGAACTGCCAGATCTGATAACCGTCATCGGCCAGCGCTGCGCCGAGCTGGGCCACGCGCCCGAACCGGGCCGCACCGACGACTGGCCCGTGCTGCTCTGCCGACTCGACGGCGAGGTGCTTCTCGGCGGGCGCGGCACCTGCACCGACGAGGGCTGCCGCGCTGCCCTCATCTTCTCCCAATCCTGAGTGAACCGTCATGACCGACCGCGCCGATATACACCCCGACGCCAACGGCTTCCGGCGTCTCTCCTACACCTGCCGCTGTGGCTGGATCGACTGGGGTCACGCCAATGGCACCGGGGCGGCGGGCCTGCTCACCCGCCTGAAGGCAGGCCACAACGACTGGCCAGCCAACTCCAGCTCCAACATCTATCTCAACAGCTCGCCCGCCTTCCTCGTCAGCTACACCCAGCGGATGGGCAACCGGCACATCCAGTTGCCGCTGAACACTCGCCAATGGATCGTCAAACGCGGCCTCTCCTCTGCGATGCTGGTGCATGTCGCCTACACCATCTTCCTCTCCGAATCGCTCGCCTTTGAGAGCTACCAGAACCGCTGGGTCTGGCGCGTGCTCACCGATTCCGGCTTCTCGGCCGAAGATCTCGTGTCCAACATGGTCGGCTTCTACCGCGCCCTGCACGGCAAAAGTGAAGCCGATATGCGCGCGCTCTGCGGCGATGTCGGCGAGGCCGAGAGCCTTGCGATCTGGGACAGCCAGGTGCCCAACGGCCTCGGCGCGATCAAGAACCGCACCACCCAGCCGATTTACTTCAGCTCCTCCGCCTGCCCCGGCTCGCAATCCTTGCCGACCGAGTTCCGCTCGCTCCAGCTCAGCCCGCACGGGATGAACTGGGTCCAGCCCCGGGGCACCTCCGTGCCGCTCGGCATCGCCGCCTCCTGGCTGCGCTACACCTACGACAGCACCGGCGATTTCCGCATTTCGCTCAACTGAGCCAACCCGCGCGCCTCTGGTGCCCGTGCCCCGTCCGCGCTATGCCTGCGCCATGACTAAGCGCCTCACGATCCGCCGCCCCGACGACTGGCACCTGCATCTGCGCGATGGCGCGATGCTCAAAGCCGTGCTCCCCGAAACCGTCTCCCATTTCTCGCGCGCCATCATCATGCCCAACCTCGTGCCCCCCGTGGTCACGATGGCCGATGCCATGGCCTACCGCGAGCGCATCCTCGCCGCTGCGCCCGGCGTTGGCCTCTTCGAGCCACTGATGACACTCTACTTGACCGAAGAGACAGACCCTGAAGATGTGGCAGCCGCCCATGCCACAGGGCTGGTCAAGGCGGTAAAGCTCTATCCGGCGGGCGCCACCACCAACTCCGCCTCCGGCGTGCGCGACTTCGACAAGGTGCGCCCGGTGCTGGAAAAGATGGCCGAGATCGGCATGCCGCTCTGCATGCACGGCGAGGTCACCACCCACGACGTCGACATCTTCGACCGTGAGGCAGTTTTCATCGACACTGTGCTCGACCCGCTGCGCCGCGCCACCCCGGGCCTGCGAGTGGTGATGGAGCATATCACCACCGCCGATGCCGCCGCCTATCTGCGCGATGGTGGCGATGATCTGGGCGCCACGATCACCACGCACCACATGATGATCAACCGCAACCACATGCTCGTTGGCGGCATCCGCCCGCACTATTACTGCCTGCCGGTGGTCAAGCGCGAAAAGCACCGCGAGGCGCTGGCCGAACTGGCCACATCGGGCTTCGAGCGCTGCTTCCTCGGCACCGACAGCGCCCCCCACCTCGCCACCGACAAGGAAAGCCCCTGCGGTTGCGCCGGTGTGTTTTCCGCCCCCGTCACCATGAGCTGCCTTGCCGAGCTCTTCGAGGAGGCCAGGGCGCTCGACA from Oceanicola sp. D3 includes the following:
- a CDS encoding DUF1127 domain-containing protein, with protein sequence MATQATDVQYSRPSFMARVGAGFDRVLSALVSLAEANPRMKAVSRLSAMSDEELAARGLKREDIVRHVFRDIYYV
- a CDS encoding transcriptional regulator, with amino-acid sequence MRHAITAIDMWRNGVVLWSSMVETQVDIARASFGMMDFWPGSPAELLAGPFGVTQKPKPAAKAKPAAKAKPAAKAKAAPAAKAKGEVVQLGGEAAAKTAPKTPAAKKPAAKAAPARKPAAKKATAKTAPAKAPAAKTAPAKTAAAKTGTAKAPAAKPAATKAATAKTATPKPATAKPAAPKPASAKTTAKPEPKAAEAAPKPATKAAPKPAAKRKPAARKAPAKAVAAKAKPAANAEAAKPAPEVKAEAPKPTPEVKAEAPKPAPEVKAEAPKPAPEVKAEAPKAAPAVKAEAPKPEAKVDEAPKAAAIAAEPKAETSEAEQKPAQRTSGKPKISLAPDFEPR
- the pyrC gene encoding dihydroorotase; translated protein: MTKRLTIRRPDDWHLHLRDGAMLKAVLPETVSHFSRAIIMPNLVPPVVTMADAMAYRERILAAAPGVGLFEPLMTLYLTEETDPEDVAAAHATGLVKAVKLYPAGATTNSASGVRDFDKVRPVLEKMAEIGMPLCMHGEVTTHDVDIFDREAVFIDTVLDPLRRATPGLRVVMEHITTADAAAYLRDGGDDLGATITTHHMMINRNHMLVGGIRPHYYCLPVVKREKHREALAELATSGFERCFLGTDSAPHLATDKESPCGCAGVFSAPVTMSCLAELFEEARALDKLEGFTSRNGPAFYRLPANEASITLAKGDEPLTFAPQIETENGPVVVFDPGRPLHWQVEDEL